CGACCGGGCCGTGCGCTGCGGCTGCTCGACGTGCGCACGGCCGCGCCGGTCGAGCACGCGGGGCAGGAGGAGGAGGAGGTCGTCGTGGCCAGCGTCGACGACCTCGAGGCCATGACCCTGGCGTGCAAGGACGTCGACGCCGTCGTCCACCTGGGTGGACTGGCCAAAGAGGACACCGTGGAAAACGTGTTGCGGGTCAACGCCTACGGCACGTTCTGCGTGCTGGAGGGGGCCCGCCTGGCCGGCGTGCGCCGGGTCGTGCTCGCGTCGTCAAACCACGCCGTGGGGTTCGAGGAGGTCGCCGGCCGCACCGAGGTGCCGGCCGACATCCCGGGCCGGCCCGACACGATGTACGGCTGGAGCAAGGTGGCCGGCGAGGCGGCCGGGCGCCTCTACGCGGACCGGTTCGGGATGCACGTGTTGTGCCTGCGCATCGGCCTGTGGGTCGCGGTGCCGCCCGGGCTGCGAGGGCTGGCGATGTGGCTGTCGCCGGACGACGGCGCACGGCTGGTCGAGGCGTGCCTGTCGGCGCCGGATCCGGGCTTTCGGCTTGTGTGGGGGATCAGCCGCAACACCCGGCGCTGGTGCTCACTGGCCGAGGGCGAGGCGATCGGGTACTTCCCGCAGGACGACGCCGAGCGCTTTCTGGACGACCTCGTCGCCCGGCACGGCGCGCCCGACTTCGCGCACGACCCGGCCCTGCGCCGCGTCGGCGGCCCGTGGTGCGAGATCCCGCTCGGCCAGCGCTGCGTGACCTAGCAGACGCGAGCTACCGCGACGCCCGCGGTGGTCCGGACCGTCGCTCCCGCGGCCTCACCCTCCGCGGTGGCCCAGCTAACCCCGCTCCCGCAAATCGTGAAGTGGGGGTCGGTGCGAGCTTCGAATCTTGGTGAGTTAGCGCGCGATTTCGACGCGCGACGCCAACTTGCCAAGATCTGCCGGAGCGGGCTCCTGGGATGAGCTGGGCGACTGCGGAGAGTGAGGGTGACGGCAGGGGTGAACAAACGGTCTGGACCGCACTGGTTCCTTGGGGACCCGGGTTTAGCTCGCCCACTGCGGAGGGTGAGGCCGCGGGAGCAACGGTCTGGACCACGACGGGCGTCGCGGTAGCCCGGATCTGTTTCGAATTGGGTCTTATGAAACGCCCACCTGGCGCCGAAGGTCTCTAGCGGATGCCGGCGCGGCGCAGGGCCGCGGCCAGGAGGCCGGTGTGGCGGGTCAGGGCGTCGGCGATGCGGTCGACCTCGTCGGCGTCGGCGAGCTTGGCCGGCATCGAGCAGCTGATCGCGTCGGTGGCCGGGATGCGGTAGTCGACCGGGACGGCGATGCAGGCCACGCCCTCGGTGCCCTGCTCGCGCTCGAACGCCCAGCCGCGCGCCCTGACCGCCTCCAGCTCGGCGTAGAGCTCGTCCTTGTCGGTGATCGTGTTGACGGTCAGCGCGTCGAGCCGCTCCGGCAGGACGGCCTCGACCTCGGCCTGGGTCAGGCAGGACAGCAGGCACTGCCCGAGCGCGGTCACGTGCGCCGGCAGGCGGCGGCCGACGCGTGAGACGACCGACGTGCCGCCGCGCGACTCGCGGCTGGCCAGGTAGAGCACGTGCGCGTCGTCGCGGCGCGCGTAGTGCATCGTGTGGCCCAGCTCGGCGCGCAGGTCTTCCAGCGTCGCGTAGGCGAAGGGGAGGGCCGGGTCGCGGTCGAGGTAAGCGGTGCCGGACAGCAGCGCGTGCGGCCCGACGCCGAACGCCGAGCCGCTGGTGTCGGCCTCGACCCACTTCATCTCGCGCAGCGTGCGGATCAGGGCGTGCAGGCTGGATCGGGGATACCCCATCCGCTCCTGCAGCTCGGCGATCGTGAGCCGGGTGGGTGACGCGGCGAGTGCCTCGAGGATCCGGACCGTCCGCTCCGCGGACTTGACCAGCGAAGTGTCGGATCCGGTCTGGTCCTCATTGGAGTCCCGGCGCCTGGCTGCCATGTGCGATCCCCTGCCCCCAGTGTGTTGACGGCCATGTTACAGGACGTTAGCTTGTCTGTGCATGCCTTCACATGCAGAGATAGCGTCCACATATATGGACAGGAGGCAAGGAAGTGTCTGGACGGCACCCCACGCTCGGACTTGTCGCCCTGCTCGCATTCGCGAGCCTGCTGGCCGCCTGCGGCGCGGACGCGGACCCCGCCGCGGATCAGGACGCCGGCGCGCAGCTGGAGATCTGGGTGCGCAAGCCCCCGGGCTCCAACACGGAGAAGACCACCAAGGAGCTCGCGGCGACGTTCACCGCGAAATCCGGTGTACCTACCCACGTGACCGCGCTGTTCGACGACTTCGAAACCAAGCTGCAGCAGGCCGCCGCGCAGAAGCAGCTGCCGGACGTGGTCATCAACGACACCGCGCAGCTCGGCTCGCTCGTCAAGCAGGGCCTCGTGCGCGAGGTCGACCGCAACACCATCGCGGGCCACGACAAGCTCACCCCCGCCTCCTGGGACGCCGCGAAGGGCGCCGACGGCAAGTTCTACGGCGTGCCCAACAGCGCGCAGTCGTTCGCCCTGTTCATCCGCAAGGACTGGCGGGACAAGCTGGGCCTCGCCGCGCCGAAGACGTGGGCCGAGCTGGACGCGCTCGCGGCCGCCTTCACCACCAAGGACCCGGACGGCAACGGCAAGGCCGACACCTACGGCTACGTCGTGCCCGGATCCACCAAGCGCGGCTACATCTCGTGGTACTTCACGAGCTTCCTGTGGGCCGGCGGCGGCGACTACTTCACCGAGAAGGACGGCAAGTTCACCCCGGCGATCGCGAGCGACAAGTCGGTCGCGGCGGTCGAGTGGTTCAAGGCCCAGTTCTGCGCGGCCAAGACAGTCGCGCCAGGCGCGGTGACGATGGAGACCACGCAGGCGCACCCGGTCTTCGAGACCGGCAAGGCCGGCATCTACTTCACCGGGCCGTACAACATGGCCCGCTTCGACAAGAACCTTGGCGCCGACAAGTACGAGGTCGTGCCGGCCCCGCCCGGTCCCGACGGCACCTCGGCCTCGCTGGCCGAGGGCGAGAACATCTACCTGATGGCCGGCTCGAAGAACCAGGCCGGGCAGGAGAAGTTCGCCGAGTTCGCCATCTCCGTCGAGGGACAGACCCTCGGCATGGCCGGCGACACCGACGGCAACATCGTCCGGCTGCCGGTCAACTCCGAGGTGACGCTCGCCTCGGTACGCAAGGACACCCGCTGGGCGGTCTTCGACAAGGTCTACAAGGACGTCGGTCGGTACACCCCCACCGTGCCCGACTGGACCCCGTTCCGGCAGGCGTCATCCGACACGATCAACGCCATCGTCGCCGACTGCGGCTCGGACACCAAGCGGGAGCTCACCGAGCTGGCCTCGACGTTCCAGCAGGAGCTGACCAAGCAGGACGCGGCGGGCTGATGGCGGCCATCGCACCGCCGCGGGCAGGGGTGCGCCGCACCCCTGCCCCGGCTCCGCCCGGCACCCGGCGCGTGCGGATGCGCGCCGGCCTCGTTCCCTGGGTCTTCCTGGCACCGGCGCTGATCCTGTTCACGCTCTTCAAGTTCGTGCCGATGGCCCGCGCCATCGAGATGAGCCTCTACGAGGTGCGGCCGTACCTCGGCGACCGTTGGGTCGGCGCCGACAACTACCGGCAGGTCGTCACCGACGACACGTTCCTGGCCGCGATCTGGCACACGGTACTGCTGGCCGTCGGCCAGACCGGCGGCTCGATCGTCATCGGCCTGATCCTCGCGCTGCTCGTCGAAGGCCAGGCCAAGAGCCTGTGGTTCGTGCGCACCGCGGTGTTTCTGCCGACGGTGGCCGCCATGGCCGTCGTCGCCGAGGTCTGGCGCATCCTGTACTACCCGGCGGCCGACGGCACGATCAACAGCATCCTGGGCTGGGTGGGGCTCGGGCCTTCGCAGTTCCTCAACTCGCAGGACACGTCACTGTGGTCGGTCATGGCCGTCGGCATCTGGCGCGGCGCGCCGTACGACATGATGATCTTCATTGCGGGCCTCGCCGGCGTCGACCGGACCCTCTACGAGGCCGCGTCGGTCGACGGGGCCAGCGGCTGGCGGCGCCTGTGGCACGTGACGTTTCCCGCGCTGCGGCCGGTCTTCGCCATCCTGCTCACCCTCGCCGCGATCCGCGGCATGCGGGTGTTCACCGAGGTCTTCCTGCTCACCAACGGCGGTCCCAACGGCTCGACCGAGGTGCTCATGACGCTCATCTACAAGCTCGGCCTCGAACGCAACGAGCTCGGCGTCGCCGCCGCCGGTTCGGTGGTGCTGCTGCTGGCCACAGTGGTGCTCACCCTCGCGGTCCAGTACGGCCGAGCCCGGAGGGCGGACCGGTGAAGGCGTCGCGCCACGACACCGCCCTCGGCTTCGCCGACCTGTCCGGCGTACCGGCCCGCATCGTCCGGTTCGTCGTGTACACCGCGATGGTGCTGGTCTTCGCCGGACCGCTGCTCGCACTGCTGGTCAGCGCGTTCGGCGCGGTGCAGGACCCGACCGGCTTCACGCTCATCCCGCGGCGGCTCACGCTCGACAACTTCCGCGCCGCGATCGAGCAGGACGTCCTGAAGTACCTGCTGAACTCCTTCATAGTCGTCGGCGGGGGACTGCTGCTGCAGATCCTGGTGAGCATCTCCGCGGCGTACGCGCTGGCCCGCAAGCGCTTCCCAGGCATGCGACTTGTGTTCCTGCTGATCCTGTCGACGATGATGCTGCCCGAGGAGATCCTCGCGATCCCGCTGTCGCTGGTCCTCGCCGACGTGCCGGTCGTACACGTCAACCTCATCGGCAGCCTGTTCGGCATGATCGTGCCGGTCGGCGCCTGGGCGTTCTCGATCCTGGTGATGACCGAGTTCATGCGCGAGATCCCGATCGAGCTGGAGGAGGCCGCGCGCATCGACGGCGCCGGGGACCTGCGCATCTTCTGGTCGGTCGTGCTGCCGCTGTGCCGTCCCGCGCTCGGCGTGATCGGCATCTTCGGCTTCAACATGATCTGGGACCAGTACATGCTGCCGCTGCTCGTCGCGCGGGACTCGGCCCAGTTCACGCTCCCGCTGGCACTGCGCAGCCTGCGCGCGGACGAACAGGTCGGCGTCGGCGTGGTGCTCGCCGCCGCGCTGCTCGCGCTGCTGCCGTCGGTCGTCGCGTTCCTTGGCTTCCAGCGCCAGTTCATGCGGGGCCTCACATCCGGCGCCGTCAAGGGATGAAGGGACATTCGCTCATGCGCCTCCACGGCCTGCTGTCGTTTCCACTGACGCCGTTCACCGAGGACGGCAAGGTCAACCTCGCCGTGCTCGCCGACCACATCGAACGGCAGCTGGCCGCGGGACCGTCCGGGCTGTTCGTGGCCTGCGGCACCGGCGAGTTCACCAGCCTGTCGACGCAGGAGTACCGGGACGTGGTCGGCACGGTCGTGCGGGTGGCCGCGGGCCGCGCCCCGGTGTTCGCCGGTACCGGCGGCGGGCCCCAACTGGCGCGCGACTTCGCCGCCGCGGCCGCCGAGGCCGGCGCCGACGGCCTGCTGCTGCTCCCGCCGTACCTCGTCAGCTCCACGCCGGCCGGCCTCGTCGAACACGTCCGGTTCGTGGCGGAGGCGACCGGCCTGCCGATCACCGTGTACCAGCGCGGAAACGCCGTGCTCGACCCGGCCGCCGCCGTGGCGCTGCTCGACGTGCCGACCGTGGTCGGGATCAAGGACGGCCGCGGTGATGTCAGCGCGATGCTGCAGCTGGTCACCGCGATCCGCGCCAGCGGGCACCCGCGAGCCGCCGAGTTCGGCTTCCTCAACGGGCTGCCCACCGCCGAGCTGTCCGTCCAGGCGTACCGGGCCATCGGCGTCGACAGCTACTCCTCGGCCGTGCTGTGCTTCGTGCCCGACATCGCCACCGCCTTCTACCGGGCCGTCGAGACCGGCGACAGCGCTGCCACCCAGGCCCTGCTCGCGGCGTTCTACCTGCCGTTCGTGGCGCTGCGCGACCTGGTGCCCGGCTACGCCGTCGCCCTGGTCAAGGCCGGCGCGCGGCTGGAAGGCCTGGACGTGGGCGCGGTGCGGCCGCCGCTGGTCGACGCCACACCCGAGCACGTGGAACGCCTCGCCGCGACAATCGAGGCCGGTCGCGCGGCGCTGCGCGGGCTGAGGAGGGCGGCATGAGGATCGTCGACGCGGTGGTCACGCCGATCGCGTTTCCCGACCCGCCGCTGCTGAACTCCGCGGGCGTGCACGAGCCGTGGGCGCTGCGCACGATCGTCGAGCTCTCCTGCGGCGACGGCCTCATCGGCCTGGGGGAGACCTACGGCGACGCGCCGCACCTCGAACTTGTACGTAAGGCCGCGGTGGCGCTCGCCGGCGCCGACCCGTTCGATCTCACCGCGATCCGCCGGACGGTGACGGTCGCGGTGGCCGGGCAGGACGCCGCCGACCGGCACGGGCTGACCGGCCTGCCCGACACGGTGGCGAAGGTGTTCGCGCCGTTCGAGGTCGCCTGCCTGGACCTGCAGGCGCGGTCGATCGGAAGGCCGGTGTACGCGCTGCTGGGCGGGCGCTGCCGGGACTCGGTCGCGTTCTCCGCCTACCTCTTCTACAAGTGGGCCGGCCACCCCTCGGCGCCGCCCGACGCGTTCGGCCCGGCGCTCGATCCGGACGGGATCGTGGCGCAGGCGCGGATGCTCGTCGACCGGTACGGGTTCCGGTCGATCAAACTCAAGGGCGGCGTCTTCGAACCGGGGGCCGAGGTCGAGGCGATCCAGGCGCTGCGCACCGCCTTTCCGGAGCATCCGCTGCGGCTCGACCCCAACTGCGCCTGGTCGGTCGCCACGTCGCACTCGGTCGCCGCGTCGACGGCCGGGCTGCTGGAGTACCTCGAAGACCCGACTCCGGGCATCGAAGGCATGGCCGAGGTCGCCCGGGAGGCGGCGATGCCGCTGGCCACGAACATGTGCGTCGTCCGCTTCGCCGACATCCGACCCGCGTTCACCCAGGGCGCGGTCGGTGTCGTGCTCGCCGACCACCACTACTGGGGCGGCTTGCGCGCCTCGGCCGACCTGGCCCGGATCTGCGACACGTGGGGCGTCGGCGTCTCGATGCACTCCAACAGCCACCTCGGGATCAGCCTCGCCGCCATGGTCCAGCTCGGCGCCGCCCTGCCCAACCTCACGTACGCGGCGGACACGCACACCCCCTGGCAGGATGGGCTCGACGTCGTCACCGCGCCACTGCCCATTGTGGATGGAGCGGTCGCGGTGCCGGACGGGCCGGGCCTCGGCGTCGAGCTGGACCGCGACACGCTGGCCCGCCTGCACGAAAACTACCTGCGCTGCGGGGTGCGGGTCCGCGACGACACCGCGTACATGCGCACCTTCGATCCGGCGTTCCGGAAGCTGCGCCCGCGGTGGTGACCCTCAGCGGCCACGCGTACTGCTGGGATGTGCTCGGCGACCCGGCGTTCGCGGACCGGGCCGCCGACCTCGGCCTCGACTTCGTCACCCTCGCCGCCGCGTACCACAGTGTCCGCGCCGCGACCCCGCTGCACCCGCGCCACCAGGTTGTCGACGCCCGGTACGCGGTGCTCTACCGGCCGGTGCGCGAGTCCGTCTGGCGCGGCCGGCGGCTGCGGCCACTCGCGCCGGACTGGATGGACGGCCCGGACCCGTTCCGCGCGGCGGCCTCGGCGCTGTCGGTGCGCGGGATCGAGGTCGCGGCGTGGGTGGTGCTCACCCACAACAGCCGGCTGGGCACCGCGCACCCGGACCTCGCGGTGGTCAACTGCTTCGGCGACCCGTACCGCCACGCGCTCTGCCCGTCCTGGGAGGAGGTCCGCGACTACGCGGCGCTGCTGGCCGCCGAGGCGATCCGCGACGTGCCGGTGGCCGCGGTCTCCCTGGAGGCGTGCGGGCAGCTCGGTGTCGTGCACGCCGCCCACCACGACAAGACCGCCGGCGCCTGGAGCGAGCAGGCACGGCGCTGGCTGTCGGTGTGCTGCTGCCCCGCCTGCCGACGCGGCTGGGACGCGGCGGGCGCCGACCCCGAGCGGATCGTGGCGCAGCTGCGCGCAGGGGTGCGAGCCGGAACACCGGTCGACGACGCCGAGACCATAGTGGACAGCCGGCTGCGCGCGGCGGAGACGTTGCGTGCCCAGTGCGTCGCCGCACTCGGTGGCACACCCGTGATCCTGCACGCCAGCGTCGATCGGTGGGCCACCGGCCCGTCACCCGGCCGCGCCGCGGCGACGCCTGGCCGGCTGCTGCTCAACGCGTGGGCCGTCTCGCCCGAACCGGTCCGCGCGGTCCGGACGGCGGTCCAGCGCGGCGACACGGTACACGCGTACGTCACCGCGCTCGCGCCAACCTCCACATCGGACCTTCCCGAACACGTCCTGCGGCTCGTCGACGCCGGAGCCAGCGGCATCAACCTCTACCACCTCGGCCTCGCACCACCGCAGGGCCAGCAGGCCATGCGCGCGGTCGCGAAGATACTGGAGCGAACGTGAGCCACGCCCTGCACGACGTCGCCGACGCCCTCGACGCCGCGCGCGACCCGGTGCTCAAGGTCACGGCCGCCGAGACCGGGCTCACCGGGGCCCGGCTGGCCGCGGAGCTTGACCGGACCACCGGCCAGCTGCGCCTGCTCGGCGAGGCCGCCGCCGGCGCCCGCCAGCTGATCCGCTCACCACGGGCCGCGCCGGACGGTGCCGACATCACCCGGGTACAGGTGCCGATAGGCCCGGTGGCGGTGTTCGCCGCGCCCAACTTCCCGCTCACCTTCGGCGTGCTCGGCGGCGACACCGCGTCCGCCCTGGCGGCCGGCTGCCCGGTCGTCGTCAAGGCCCATCCCGCGCAGCCCGAAACGGCCGACCTGCTCGCCGGCATCGCCGCCACCGTCCTCACCCCGGACACCTTCCGGCTCGTCCACGGCGGCCCGGACGCGTCGCTCGCGCTGGTCCGCGACCCGGCCATCCGGGCCGTCGCCTTCACCGGATAAGGTCCTACCCCGGTCCGCCTAAGGTCCTTCGTGGACGCCGCGTAGGAGATCTTCCGATGTGGAGGCCGCCGAGCCCGTGCGACCGTTGCCGCCATGAATTTCAGGCAGCAAGTCTCGTCGCTGCGCGCGCGGCTCAGCGTCCTCGTGTCGCTGGCCTTGCTCGTCGCAGCAGCGCTCGTCGCCGGTACGCCGGGCGCCGCCCGCGCCGACCCGGGAACGTGCGGAAACTGTCCGATCCCCTGGCCGCCGCCGCGCATCGTGTACGTGCCCTGCTCGCAGCTCGGGCCCATCGACTGGTGGTTCTTCAACCAGGGGCCGCCGTTCGTCCAGTCGGGCGTGCGTTACACGATCGTCTCGTCCACGCCGACCCTGGACGTGGCGTACGGCCGGTTCGTGGAGAACCCCACCGATCAGCCCATCACCGGCAACTGGACCGCCACCCAGCAGCGGATGGTCACCATGACCTCCAGCATCGCGCTGACCATCGCCGGCAACGGCGGCCGCGCCAACCCGGAGGCGATCGCGCTCAGCGTCACGCTGGCCACCGGCATCCAGGTCGCGGTCTCCTACACCACCACGATTGGCGTCGGCGCCACCGCCGAGGTACCGCCGCGCCGCACGATGCTCGGCGAGTACGGCCTGCGCAGCCTGGACATCGTGATGGATGTCCAGGTCGTGTCGATGATGCAGGACCGGGTGACCTGCGCCTACCGCGAAGGCGGCGCGGAACGGCATACCGCGCACGTGCCAACCATCAACGAGGGCTGGCGCTTCACCCTCACCTGACGGTCCACGAAGGAGCAGGGCCCCCGGTCAGGACGACGGAGGCAC
This genomic stretch from Phytohabitans houttuyneae harbors:
- a CDS encoding NAD-dependent epimerase/dehydratase family protein → MQRILITGGAGKVAALLRARLARPGRALRLLDVRTAAPVEHAGQEEEEVVVASVDDLEAMTLACKDVDAVVHLGGLAKEDTVENVLRVNAYGTFCVLEGARLAGVRRVVLASSNHAVGFEEVAGRTEVPADIPGRPDTMYGWSKVAGEAAGRLYADRFGMHVLCLRIGLWVAVPPGLRGLAMWLSPDDGARLVEACLSAPDPGFRLVWGISRNTRRWCSLAEGEAIGYFPQDDAERFLDDLVARHGAPDFAHDPALRRVGGPWCEIPLGQRCVT
- a CDS encoding IclR family transcriptional regulator; its protein translation is MAARRRDSNEDQTGSDTSLVKSAERTVRILEALAASPTRLTIAELQERMGYPRSSLHALIRTLREMKWVEADTSGSAFGVGPHALLSGTAYLDRDPALPFAYATLEDLRAELGHTMHYARRDDAHVLYLASRESRGGTSVVSRVGRRLPAHVTALGQCLLSCLTQAEVEAVLPERLDALTVNTITDKDELYAELEAVRARGWAFEREQGTEGVACIAVPVDYRIPATDAISCSMPAKLADADEVDRIADALTRHTGLLAAALRRAGIR
- a CDS encoding ABC transporter substrate-binding protein, with protein sequence MSGRHPTLGLVALLAFASLLAACGADADPAADQDAGAQLEIWVRKPPGSNTEKTTKELAATFTAKSGVPTHVTALFDDFETKLQQAAAQKQLPDVVINDTAQLGSLVKQGLVREVDRNTIAGHDKLTPASWDAAKGADGKFYGVPNSAQSFALFIRKDWRDKLGLAAPKTWAELDALAAAFTTKDPDGNGKADTYGYVVPGSTKRGYISWYFTSFLWAGGGDYFTEKDGKFTPAIASDKSVAAVEWFKAQFCAAKTVAPGAVTMETTQAHPVFETGKAGIYFTGPYNMARFDKNLGADKYEVVPAPPGPDGTSASLAEGENIYLMAGSKNQAGQEKFAEFAISVEGQTLGMAGDTDGNIVRLPVNSEVTLASVRKDTRWAVFDKVYKDVGRYTPTVPDWTPFRQASSDTINAIVADCGSDTKRELTELASTFQQELTKQDAAG
- a CDS encoding carbohydrate ABC transporter permease, translating into MAAIAPPRAGVRRTPAPAPPGTRRVRMRAGLVPWVFLAPALILFTLFKFVPMARAIEMSLYEVRPYLGDRWVGADNYRQVVTDDTFLAAIWHTVLLAVGQTGGSIVIGLILALLVEGQAKSLWFVRTAVFLPTVAAMAVVAEVWRILYYPAADGTINSILGWVGLGPSQFLNSQDTSLWSVMAVGIWRGAPYDMMIFIAGLAGVDRTLYEAASVDGASGWRRLWHVTFPALRPVFAILLTLAAIRGMRVFTEVFLLTNGGPNGSTEVLMTLIYKLGLERNELGVAAAGSVVLLLATVVLTLAVQYGRARRADR
- a CDS encoding carbohydrate ABC transporter permease yields the protein MKASRHDTALGFADLSGVPARIVRFVVYTAMVLVFAGPLLALLVSAFGAVQDPTGFTLIPRRLTLDNFRAAIEQDVLKYLLNSFIVVGGGLLLQILVSISAAYALARKRFPGMRLVFLLILSTMMLPEEILAIPLSLVLADVPVVHVNLIGSLFGMIVPVGAWAFSILVMTEFMREIPIELEEAARIDGAGDLRIFWSVVLPLCRPALGVIGIFGFNMIWDQYMLPLLVARDSAQFTLPLALRSLRADEQVGVGVVLAAALLALLPSVVAFLGFQRQFMRGLTSGAVKG
- a CDS encoding 5-dehydro-4-deoxyglucarate dehydratase, which translates into the protein MKGHSLMRLHGLLSFPLTPFTEDGKVNLAVLADHIERQLAAGPSGLFVACGTGEFTSLSTQEYRDVVGTVVRVAAGRAPVFAGTGGGPQLARDFAAAAAEAGADGLLLLPPYLVSSTPAGLVEHVRFVAEATGLPITVYQRGNAVLDPAAAVALLDVPTVVGIKDGRGDVSAMLQLVTAIRASGHPRAAEFGFLNGLPTAELSVQAYRAIGVDSYSSAVLCFVPDIATAFYRAVETGDSAATQALLAAFYLPFVALRDLVPGYAVALVKAGARLEGLDVGAVRPPLVDATPEHVERLAATIEAGRAALRGLRRAA
- a CDS encoding glucarate dehydratase family protein is translated as MRIVDAVVTPIAFPDPPLLNSAGVHEPWALRTIVELSCGDGLIGLGETYGDAPHLELVRKAAVALAGADPFDLTAIRRTVTVAVAGQDAADRHGLTGLPDTVAKVFAPFEVACLDLQARSIGRPVYALLGGRCRDSVAFSAYLFYKWAGHPSAPPDAFGPALDPDGIVAQARMLVDRYGFRSIKLKGGVFEPGAEVEAIQALRTAFPEHPLRLDPNCAWSVATSHSVAASTAGLLEYLEDPTPGIEGMAEVAREAAMPLATNMCVVRFADIRPAFTQGAVGVVLADHHYWGGLRASADLARICDTWGVGVSMHSNSHLGISLAAMVQLGAALPNLTYAADTHTPWQDGLDVVTAPLPIVDGAVAVPDGPGLGVELDRDTLARLHENYLRCGVRVRDDTAYMRTFDPAFRKLRPRW
- a CDS encoding putative glycoside hydrolase — encoded protein: MVTLSGHAYCWDVLGDPAFADRAADLGLDFVTLAAAYHSVRAATPLHPRHQVVDARYAVLYRPVRESVWRGRRLRPLAPDWMDGPDPFRAAASALSVRGIEVAAWVVLTHNSRLGTAHPDLAVVNCFGDPYRHALCPSWEEVRDYAALLAAEAIRDVPVAAVSLEACGQLGVVHAAHHDKTAGAWSEQARRWLSVCCCPACRRGWDAAGADPERIVAQLRAGVRAGTPVDDAETIVDSRLRAAETLRAQCVAALGGTPVILHASVDRWATGPSPGRAAATPGRLLLNAWAVSPEPVRAVRTAVQRGDTVHAYVTALAPTSTSDLPEHVLRLVDAGASGINLYHLGLAPPQGQQAMRAVAKILERT
- a CDS encoding aldehyde dehydrogenase family protein, with amino-acid sequence MSHALHDVADALDAARDPVLKVTAAETGLTGARLAAELDRTTGQLRLLGEAAAGARQLIRSPRAAPDGADITRVQVPIGPVAVFAAPNFPLTFGVLGGDTASALAAGCPVVVKAHPAQPETADLLAGIAATVLTPDTFRLVHGGPDASLALVRDPAIRAVAFTG